One window of the Elusimicrobiota bacterium genome contains the following:
- the pheA gene encoding prephenate dehydratase: MTKPDKQLDRLRENVDRLDDQILDVLNERAEIVRKIGRVKAERGADVVAAGRERQILERLAAANTGPLPREAVEDIFNTVIANFRLLQKKLTVAYFGPEATYTHQAAVQHFRRAEFVPEKSIGDVFAAVENGRADYGVVPIENSTEGVVNHTLDMFMESDLVICAEREDPIAHSLMAAAGNVKIKSIASHPQALAQCRKWLESHKAGIPVTVAASTADAATQAALSPGVAAIASPLAAKLYHLKVLAPSIQDVKENRTRFLVIGNKISAPSGSGRDKTSLMVSLRDKVGALHELLGLFKEARLNLTKIESRPTKRRAWQYVFFIDFLGHIMEPHVQKVFLELKRTALMVKMLGCYPRAD; this comes from the coding sequence ATGACGAAACCAGACAAACAATTGGATCGATTGCGGGAGAACGTTGATCGGCTTGATGACCAAATTCTTGACGTTCTGAACGAACGGGCCGAAATCGTTCGCAAAATTGGACGGGTGAAGGCGGAACGCGGCGCTGACGTGGTGGCCGCTGGCCGGGAACGACAAATTTTGGAACGATTGGCCGCGGCCAACACGGGACCGCTTCCTCGGGAGGCCGTGGAGGATATTTTCAACACGGTCATCGCGAATTTTCGCCTTCTTCAAAAAAAACTCACGGTGGCGTATTTCGGGCCGGAGGCCACCTACACCCATCAGGCAGCGGTTCAGCATTTCCGTCGGGCGGAGTTCGTCCCTGAGAAGTCGATCGGGGATGTCTTTGCGGCGGTGGAGAACGGACGGGCGGATTACGGCGTCGTTCCCATCGAAAACTCTACGGAAGGGGTGGTGAATCACACCCTCGACATGTTTATGGAATCGGATCTCGTGATTTGCGCGGAGCGGGAAGATCCCATTGCCCATAGTTTGATGGCGGCGGCCGGGAACGTCAAGATTAAAAGCATCGCCTCGCACCCCCAGGCGCTGGCGCAATGTCGGAAATGGCTGGAAAGCCATAAGGCGGGTATCCCGGTGACGGTGGCCGCCTCGACTGCGGACGCGGCCACTCAAGCGGCATTATCCCCGGGGGTGGCCGCTATTGCCAGCCCCCTGGCGGCGAAACTTTACCACCTGAAAGTTTTGGCTCCCTCTATTCAGGACGTCAAAGAGAATCGAACTCGGTTTCTGGTAATTGGAAATAAAATTTCGGCTCCGTCCGGGTCTGGGCGGGACAAAACGTCTCTCATGGTTTCCCTCCGGGACAAGGTGGGTGCTCTGCACGAGCTGCTTGGTCTTTTCAAAGAGGCCCGTTTGAACCTGACCAAGATCGAATCCCGCCCCACGAAACGGCGCGCGTGGCAGTATGTTTTTTTTATTGATTTTTTGGGACACATTATGGAACCTCACGTGCAAAAGGTGTTCCTTGAATTGAAACGTACGGCCCTTATGGTGAAGATGCTCGGTTGTTACCCGAGGGCGGACTAA
- the ftsA gene encoding cell division protein FtsA has product MAKPEFLTGLDIGSAQVVAVIARRDPDAETAEVIGAARYPCAGLKGGVVINIDETARAITRAVEAAEEMAGQVGHSKNVLIGVRGSHLQTFIHHGAMNIARTDKEITAADRDQVVESTKAVPISPDREIVHVIPQDFILDRQSGVPNPVGMEAMLLEVDVHIVTASQSHLNNVWKAIARAGFEVEEPIYGLLAVGDTVVTQEEKGLGCLLVDLGGQTTGLAVYADGSVRFTKELAVGSDAISHDLSHALRTSYLQAQKVKELHGAASRPLAEGNLEEEIEYTSVDGRTPRRIKRAAIFDYIAPRVEEIFTLISEELQRSNYADHVAGGGVILTGGGAQLKGIAQAAEQILDLPVRMGLPQNMGGAPDVVSNPGYATALGLITYRHLGDWARSRRASRRVGLGHRLKSLVEDFF; this is encoded by the coding sequence ATGGCTAAACCAGAATTCTTGACAGGATTGGATATCGGAAGTGCCCAGGTGGTGGCGGTGATCGCTCGACGGGATCCGGACGCGGAGACGGCAGAAGTGATCGGCGCCGCTCGTTACCCTTGCGCCGGGTTGAAGGGCGGTGTGGTGATCAATATCGACGAAACGGCGCGCGCCATCACTCGTGCCGTCGAAGCCGCGGAAGAAATGGCGGGCCAGGTGGGCCATTCTAAAAACGTTTTGATCGGGGTGCGGGGCAGTCATTTGCAGACGTTCATCCATCACGGGGCCATGAACATCGCCCGAACGGACAAGGAAATCACCGCGGCGGATCGGGATCAGGTGGTGGAAAGCACGAAAGCGGTCCCCATTTCGCCGGACCGAGAAATCGTGCACGTGATCCCTCAGGATTTTATTTTGGACCGTCAAAGCGGCGTGCCGAACCCCGTTGGCATGGAGGCCATGTTGTTGGAGGTTGACGTCCACATTGTGACGGCCAGCCAAAGCCATTTGAACAATGTTTGGAAAGCCATCGCCCGGGCTGGGTTTGAAGTGGAGGAGCCCATTTACGGGTTGCTGGCTGTGGGCGACACGGTGGTGACACAGGAGGAGAAAGGGTTGGGTTGTCTTCTGGTGGATTTGGGTGGCCAGACGACGGGCCTTGCCGTGTACGCTGACGGAAGCGTGCGGTTCACCAAAGAATTGGCGGTGGGGTCTGACGCCATCAGTCACGATTTGTCTCACGCGCTTCGCACGTCGTATCTGCAGGCTCAGAAAGTGAAAGAGCTTCACGGCGCGGCCAGCCGGCCGTTGGCGGAAGGAAATTTGGAAGAGGAGATCGAATACACCAGCGTTGACGGTCGGACGCCCCGGCGGATTAAGCGCGCGGCGATTTTTGATTACATCGCTCCGCGGGTGGAAGAAATCTTTACGTTGATTTCTGAGGAGTTGCAACGGTCCAACTACGCCGATCATGTGGCGGGGGGTGGGGTGATTCTGACCGGCGGGGGCGCGCAGCTGAAAGGGATTGCCCAGGCCGCGGAACAAATTTTGGATCTGCCGGTCCGGATGGGGCTTCCGCAGAACATGGGTGGCGCGCCGGACGTGGTGTCGAACCCCGGTTACGCCACGGCGTTGGGGTTGATCACGTATCGGCACTTGGGGGATTGGGCGCGCAGTCGTCGCGCGTCCCGTCGGGTGGGGTTGGGGCACCGTCTGAAATCGTTGGTGGAGGATTTCTTTTAA
- a CDS encoding laccase domain-containing protein → MRSAWLRREGWVVPRGWEKTLGVFAAVSTRSLGDMKDPLNFERRVRTLGFESPGWVGGQQVHGRRVRFVTGPRAVDWAATDGLLTGRTGFALRVFTADCVPVFLVDPIRKVFGLVHAGWRGVQNGIVGVAMAGIARRCRARPKDLYVTMGPHIQSCCCAVGSDVAGLFKGIPGAVVPGKGTFRGRPMLNLAGMIRAQVVRAGGLTSRVTTAPWCTVCDPHFFSYRREQTDRRQVALLRAKDELTE, encoded by the coding sequence GTGAGATCCGCCTGGTTGCGGCGGGAGGGATGGGTTGTCCCTCGGGGGTGGGAAAAAACGTTGGGCGTGTTTGCGGCGGTTTCGACCCGTTCTTTGGGGGACATGAAAGACCCCCTCAATTTTGAACGGCGGGTGCGAACGCTGGGTTTTGAGTCTCCCGGATGGGTGGGAGGGCAGCAGGTGCATGGCCGGCGGGTGAGATTTGTGACGGGACCTCGGGCGGTGGACTGGGCCGCAACGGATGGCCTTCTGACGGGAAGAACGGGGTTTGCGCTTCGGGTGTTTACGGCCGATTGTGTGCCGGTTTTTTTGGTGGACCCCATACGAAAAGTTTTCGGGTTGGTGCACGCGGGGTGGCGGGGCGTTCAGAACGGAATTGTGGGTGTGGCCATGGCGGGGATTGCGCGTCGCTGTCGGGCGCGCCCAAAAGATCTTTATGTGACGATGGGGCCCCATATTCAATCCTGTTGTTGCGCTGTGGGGTCTGACGTGGCAGGGTTGTTTAAGGGAATCCCGGGGGCGGTGGTTCCGGGCAAGGGGACCTTTCGCGGTCGGCCCATGTTGAATTTGGCGGGGATGATTCGGGCTCAGGTGGTTCGGGCGGGAGGGCTTACCTCCCGAGTCACGACGGCGCCCTGGTGCACCGTTTGCGACCCTCATTTTTTTTCTTACCGGCGGGAACAAACAGACCGGAGACAAGTGGCGCTTTTACGCGCGAAGGATGAACTGACGGAATGA
- the ftsZ gene encoding cell division protein FtsZ, with amino-acid sequence MVQIKFSEDFNEQPASIKIIGLGGAGGNAINRMIEAGLSHVEFIAANTDSQALRRNKAPVRLQLGERITKGLGVGGNPVLGRQATEESRDRLAEIMTGADMVFVTAGMGGGTGTGSAPVVAQIAKSLTPAPLVVGVVTRPFDFEGMVRKNQADQGIEELRAHVDTLLAIPNDRLFEIIDQNTTSIEAFRVADNVLRQAVQAITDVITRHGLINVDFADVRSIMAGAGEALMGMGEARGSGRALEAAKTAIQSPLLENVTIDGAKGLLVNISGNKSITLFEVKTAMDFIKNAASSDAHVFYGQVFDDGLEERFMVTVIATGFPPARRESVRLGGTPRRLLREGDAAPAVRSPSHRPPVELPLGEDDLRRPAYLRRKARKLG; translated from the coding sequence ATGGTCCAAATTAAGTTTAGCGAAGATTTTAACGAACAACCCGCGTCCATAAAAATTATTGGTTTAGGGGGGGCGGGCGGGAACGCCATAAATCGCATGATCGAGGCGGGGCTCTCTCATGTGGAGTTCATCGCCGCCAACACGGATTCCCAGGCGCTTCGGCGCAACAAGGCCCCGGTTCGCCTTCAGTTGGGCGAACGCATCACGAAAGGGTTGGGCGTGGGTGGAAATCCCGTTTTGGGCCGTCAGGCCACGGAGGAGAGTCGCGACCGATTGGCGGAAATTATGACCGGGGCGGACATGGTGTTCGTGACCGCGGGGATGGGCGGTGGAACTGGGACGGGTTCGGCCCCTGTGGTGGCTCAGATCGCCAAAAGTTTGACCCCCGCGCCCCTCGTGGTTGGGGTGGTGACGCGGCCTTTTGATTTTGAAGGGATGGTTCGGAAAAATCAGGCGGATCAAGGTATCGAGGAACTGCGGGCCCATGTGGACACTCTTTTGGCCATTCCCAACGACCGTCTTTTTGAGATCATTGATCAAAACACCACTTCCATTGAGGCGTTCCGTGTGGCCGACAATGTGTTGCGCCAGGCCGTTCAGGCCATTACCGATGTGATCACTCGCCACGGTTTGATCAATGTTGACTTCGCCGACGTCCGAAGCATCATGGCCGGAGCGGGGGAAGCGTTGATGGGGATGGGGGAAGCTCGGGGGTCTGGGCGGGCTTTGGAAGCGGCCAAAACCGCGATTCAATCTCCCCTGCTGGAAAACGTCACCATCGACGGGGCCAAGGGGCTTTTGGTGAACATCAGCGGGAACAAATCCATTACCTTGTTTGAAGTGAAGACCGCTATGGATTTTATCAAGAACGCCGCCAGTTCGGACGCCCACGTGTTTTACGGGCAGGTGTTCGACGACGGGTTGGAAGAACGGTTTATGGTGACCGTGATCGCCACGGGGTTCCCCCCCGCACGTCGGGAATCGGTTCGTTTGGGTGGCACGCCCCGCCGGTTGTTGCGGGAAGGGGATGCGGCGCCCGCTGTTCGCTCGCCCTCGCACCGGCCGCCGGTGGAACTTCCTTTGGGAGAGGACGACCTTCGACGACCCGCTTACCTCCGCCGCAAGGCGCGGAAGCTCGGGTAA
- the murB gene encoding UDP-N-acetylmuramate dehydrogenase: MTVPLAEELRFLFPSLKTDEPLSRHTSWGIGGPADFYVEAKSRNEVETLFAWTKARGLPLTILGQGSNLLVSDRGLRGVTLRLRGEFETLRFAGDRVVAGAGVLLPQLARAAAERELTGAEPFCGIPGTVGGALRTNAGTPEGDIGQLVREAEFLDAEGRPRRLTRDEIRFSYRESSLSGLILLSVELQLRAGTKNDILTAMDRQLKRRAERQPLGTKNCGSVFKNPPGDHAARLIEEVGLKGFRVGGAQVSLKHANFIENVDRATAADVYAIIDALRGAVRQRFGIELQLEVWTVGDPHET, from the coding sequence ATGACCGTTCCCCTGGCTGAAGAACTCCGATTTCTTTTCCCTTCCCTCAAAACGGATGAACCGCTTTCACGCCATACCTCCTGGGGAATCGGAGGACCTGCGGATTTTTACGTGGAAGCTAAATCACGCAACGAAGTGGAAACCCTTTTCGCTTGGACGAAGGCCAGGGGGCTCCCCCTCACGATTTTGGGGCAGGGATCGAACCTGTTGGTGAGCGATAGGGGTCTGCGCGGGGTGACTTTACGACTGCGGGGTGAATTTGAAACGTTGCGTTTCGCGGGGGACCGTGTGGTGGCGGGGGCCGGAGTCCTTTTGCCCCAATTGGCTCGCGCCGCGGCGGAGAGGGAACTGACGGGTGCCGAGCCTTTTTGCGGCATTCCCGGAACCGTGGGGGGGGCTTTGCGAACCAACGCGGGGACACCGGAAGGGGATATCGGGCAATTGGTTCGGGAAGCGGAATTTTTGGACGCGGAGGGGCGCCCACGCCGTTTAACCCGGGACGAAATTCGCTTTTCATATCGGGAGTCCAGCCTCTCCGGATTGATCCTTCTTTCCGTCGAGCTTCAATTGAGAGCGGGGACCAAAAATGATATTCTGACCGCGATGGATCGGCAGTTGAAACGCCGCGCCGAACGGCAACCTTTAGGGACCAAAAACTGCGGTTCGGTTTTCAAAAACCCGCCTGGGGACCACGCCGCCCGGCTGATCGAAGAGGTTGGGCTGAAAGGGTTTCGCGTCGGGGGGGCCCAGGTGTCTCTCAAACACGCCAATTTTATTGAGAACGTGGACCGGGCAACGGCCGCGGATGTTTACGCCATTATTGACGCGCTTCGCGGCGCGGTGCGGCAACGGTTTGGGATTGAACTGCAACTTGAAGTCTGGACGGTGGGAGACCCACATGAAACTTGA
- a CDS encoding class I SAM-dependent rRNA methyltransferase, whose translation MNHRRVASAPHEKTVDRPLPSASEGIGLPFVRLKPQEDRRVRRGHLWVFSNEIERAAEGVEPGAAVEFLTSRDERLGIGFYNKQSLIAGRLLDRRETSIDAPFFTGRLQHALNLRKRYFNDNAYRWVHGESDDLPGLVIDRYGDVCVIESFAAGMDRLLPLIVEAVKTFGPWKAIVLRNDAAARRLEHVPEEVRVIEGSLETPHWFETEGMTLAANPLQGQKTGFFFDQRSNRSALAALAAGRTVLDVFCHTGGFGLWCAKAGAKHVLGIDASAPSLELAQRSAEKNGWASLCSWEKADAFDHLTQSKETYDIVVLDPPRFASTKKNLPEAIKAYVRLNTLGLKRVTGGGFMATASCSQHVSRDDFRQIIARAAHESNRKVKMVYQGGPGPDHPVRPSMPETDYLKFAILHVV comes from the coding sequence TTGAACCACCGACGCGTGGCCTCGGCCCCACACGAAAAAACTGTGGATCGTCCCTTGCCCTCGGCTTCCGAAGGGATCGGGCTTCCGTTTGTGCGGCTGAAACCCCAAGAAGACCGTCGTGTTCGCCGCGGACATTTGTGGGTTTTCTCTAACGAAATTGAGCGGGCGGCGGAAGGCGTGGAGCCGGGGGCCGCGGTGGAATTTCTCACGTCTCGGGACGAGCGGTTGGGGATTGGCTTTTACAACAAACAGTCGTTGATTGCGGGGCGGCTTCTCGATCGGCGGGAAACGTCCATCGACGCTCCGTTTTTTACCGGCCGTCTTCAGCACGCGCTGAATTTACGGAAACGCTATTTTAACGACAACGCATACCGCTGGGTGCATGGGGAATCGGATGATTTGCCGGGGCTGGTCATCGATCGTTACGGCGACGTTTGCGTGATTGAATCTTTTGCCGCAGGGATGGATCGACTTCTTCCCTTGATTGTGGAAGCCGTGAAAACCTTTGGACCTTGGAAGGCGATCGTTCTTCGCAACGACGCGGCGGCCCGACGGTTGGAACATGTGCCGGAAGAGGTTCGCGTGATCGAAGGATCTCTGGAAACGCCTCACTGGTTTGAGACCGAGGGGATGACCCTGGCGGCGAATCCGTTGCAAGGGCAGAAGACCGGGTTTTTCTTTGACCAACGTTCCAATCGATCCGCCCTGGCGGCGTTGGCCGCCGGACGTACCGTTCTGGATGTGTTTTGCCACACCGGCGGGTTTGGCCTTTGGTGCGCCAAGGCCGGCGCCAAGCACGTGCTGGGGATCGACGCGTCTGCTCCCTCGTTGGAGTTGGCCCAGCGCAGTGCCGAGAAGAACGGGTGGGCGTCGCTCTGTTCCTGGGAAAAGGCGGACGCCTTTGACCACTTGACGCAATCCAAAGAGACCTACGATATCGTTGTGTTGGATCCCCCGCGGTTCGCGTCGACCAAAAAGAATTTGCCTGAAGCCATCAAGGCTTATGTGCGTTTGAATACCTTGGGGTTGAAGCGTGTGACCGGGGGTGGATTTATGGCCACCGCCAGTTGTTCTCAACATGTGAGTCGAGACGATTTTCGTCAGATTATCGCCCGCGCGGCTCACGAGTCCAACCGGAAAGTGAAAATGGTTTACCAGGGGGGGCCCGGACCGGATCATCCGGTTCGTCCTTCCATGCCCGAAACCGATTACCTCAAGTTCGCGATTCTGCACGTTGTTTGA
- a CDS encoding FtsQ-type POTRA domain-containing protein, with amino-acid sequence MALWFKRLVFVGSAMGLAWGAYGVWEKAVLLTVTGVEVQGPLLSGWAEAPPVKKGQPLFSFSVDQIEQRIRERYPQLRSVRVRRAWDRSVRIQLELRTPVAKISVGPDRWNGVDSGGVLFPLEGAGAHLPILSLPKEEGTTATALPFLAALRAAKESWTDGLYKLKISSDGDGVLYLAGDVPLHWGKIRTDPHLVAQKARRFGRVLLEPEAIGGIDNARFVDDHRVVIQPRGTVVQKKERHG; translated from the coding sequence ATGGCTTTGTGGTTCAAACGGTTGGTGTTTGTGGGGTCGGCGATGGGGTTGGCGTGGGGCGCCTATGGGGTTTGGGAAAAAGCAGTGCTCCTCACGGTGACCGGGGTCGAGGTGCAAGGGCCTCTTTTGTCGGGTTGGGCGGAAGCGCCGCCAGTCAAGAAGGGTCAGCCGTTGTTTTCTTTTTCAGTGGACCAGATCGAGCAGCGGATTCGGGAACGGTATCCCCAACTTAGGAGCGTTCGCGTGAGGCGCGCTTGGGACCGGAGCGTGCGGATTCAGCTTGAGCTTCGGACACCTGTTGCCAAAATATCGGTGGGCCCGGACCGCTGGAACGGTGTGGATTCGGGTGGGGTTCTTTTTCCTCTGGAAGGGGCGGGGGCTCACCTGCCTATCTTGAGTTTGCCCAAGGAGGAAGGGACCACCGCCACCGCTTTGCCCTTTCTGGCGGCGCTTCGGGCGGCGAAAGAGTCCTGGACGGATGGCCTCTACAAACTTAAAATATCGTCCGACGGGGATGGGGTGCTCTATTTGGCGGGGGATGTTCCACTTCATTGGGGAAAAATTCGGACCGACCCTCACCTCGTCGCCCAGAAGGCCCGACGGTTTGGGCGGGTGCTGTTGGAACCCGAAGCAATCGGTGGAATTGATAACGCGCGTTTTGTGGACGACCACCGTGTGGTGATTCAGCCGCGCGGGACCGTTGTTCAGAAGAAGGAGCGTCATGGCTAA
- a CDS encoding D-alanine--D-alanine ligase produces MKLDLSLLKRRRIAVLFGGASSEREISIRSSAAVRGALRRLGLPHGAIDLSPRVAETLRRQKINLVFLTTHGTTGEDGRLQGLLDVMGIPYTGSGVRASALAMHKPTAKRLFESAGLATPRWTVFRKGEEASLAAAGLSLPLVIKPAGQGSAVGVTVARTRAGVRAGLAASWRLEDEALVEEYVSGPEITVGLLGDRVLPVVEIVPSHSFYDFHSKYAPGGSRHLIPARVSEATRRNAQEMAVAAFHLLGCRHMGRVDLLVGKNGRPTLLEVNTLPGMTDTSLLPDAARAAGVSFDSLVGTLLTLALRDS; encoded by the coding sequence ATGAAACTTGATCTGTCTCTATTAAAGCGTCGGCGGATCGCCGTTCTCTTTGGCGGGGCTTCTTCGGAGCGAGAAATTTCCATCCGAAGCTCGGCCGCCGTGCGGGGCGCTCTCCGGCGATTGGGTCTTCCCCATGGGGCCATTGATTTGAGCCCCCGGGTGGCCGAGACTCTTCGTCGCCAAAAAATAAATTTGGTTTTTCTTACCACACACGGGACCACCGGAGAGGACGGGCGGCTTCAGGGTCTTCTGGATGTTATGGGAATTCCTTACACTGGGAGTGGCGTTCGCGCCAGCGCCCTTGCCATGCACAAACCCACGGCGAAACGACTTTTTGAAAGTGCCGGGTTGGCCACACCCCGTTGGACAGTGTTTCGTAAGGGGGAGGAAGCTTCCCTGGCCGCGGCGGGTCTTTCGCTTCCCCTCGTGATCAAGCCCGCGGGCCAAGGGTCGGCGGTGGGGGTCACTGTCGCGCGGACTCGGGCGGGGGTTCGGGCTGGGCTTGCGGCCTCGTGGCGGTTGGAAGACGAAGCGTTGGTGGAAGAGTATGTTTCTGGACCAGAGATTACTGTGGGATTGTTGGGGGACCGCGTTTTGCCGGTGGTCGAGATTGTGCCCAGCCATTCCTTTTACGATTTTCATTCGAAGTACGCGCCGGGCGGGTCTCGGCATTTGATTCCCGCCCGTGTATCGGAAGCGACCCGGCGGAACGCCCAGGAAATGGCGGTGGCGGCTTTTCACCTATTGGGGTGCCGCCATATGGGTCGGGTTGATTTGTTGGTGGGAAAAAACGGGCGTCCCACCCTTTTGGAGGTCAACACGTTGCCGGGGATGACGGACACCTCCCTCTTGCCCGACGCGGCCCGAGCCGCGGGGGTTTCTTTTGATTCGCTGGTGGGCACGCTCCTCACCCTTGCCCTTCGCGATTCGTAA
- a CDS encoding type IV pilus twitching motility protein PilT, with translation MEARQILQSLLKEVTDRVASDIHIGPGFSPMLRLHGELEPAHFDQVLSPEDTRALAYLIMGEKLRVRFEQKNEADLAFSVANGARFRANIYTQRGLVNLALRVIPSVIPTFKSLGLPTVVQAMAENQRGLILISGTTGSGKSTTLAAMVDHINSTRKAHILTIEDPIEFVHKNKKSIVNQRELGLDTLSYAEALRSAMREDPDVILVGEMRDLETVSAAITAAQTGHLVLSTIHTTNTIQILSRIIDLYPPYQQVQVRLQLAETLKGAISQRLLPVAHGSGRVAALEMMVVTPLIVKAIEENSFSDIYHALRNGQFYGMQTFNQALMGLYNDGKVKLEDAMATASNPEELMLAIRGIEAGATGHDFTQG, from the coding sequence ATGGAAGCGCGCCAAATTTTACAGTCCCTTTTGAAAGAGGTGACGGATCGGGTGGCCTCGGACATTCACATTGGGCCCGGATTTTCCCCGATGCTTCGCCTGCACGGGGAGTTGGAGCCCGCCCATTTTGACCAGGTGCTGTCCCCGGAAGACACGCGGGCGTTGGCCTATCTGATCATGGGGGAAAAACTTCGGGTGCGTTTTGAACAAAAAAACGAGGCGGACCTGGCGTTCTCGGTGGCGAACGGGGCGCGGTTTCGAGCGAACATTTACACGCAGCGGGGGTTGGTGAATCTGGCGTTACGTGTCATTCCGTCGGTCATTCCCACCTTTAAGAGCTTGGGATTGCCGACCGTGGTTCAGGCCATGGCTGAAAACCAGCGGGGACTTATTTTGATTAGTGGGACCACCGGGTCTGGAAAATCCACCACCCTGGCCGCGATGGTGGACCACATCAATTCCACGCGGAAGGCCCATATCTTGACCATTGAAGATCCCATTGAGTTTGTCCACAAAAATAAAAAGTCCATCGTGAATCAGCGGGAGTTGGGTTTGGATACGCTGAGTTACGCGGAAGCCCTCCGCTCGGCCATGCGTGAGGACCCCGACGTTATTTTGGTGGGAGAAATGCGGGATTTGGAAACGGTTTCGGCCGCCATCACCGCGGCCCAAACGGGCCATTTGGTTCTCTCCACCATTCACACCACCAACACCATCCAAATTCTCAGTCGGATCATTGACCTTTACCCGCCGTACCAACAGGTTCAGGTGCGACTGCAGTTAGCGGAAACGTTGAAAGGCGCGATCAGTCAGCGTCTTCTTCCCGTGGCTCATGGGAGCGGCCGTGTGGCCGCTTTGGAGATGATGGTCGTCACCCCGTTGATCGTTAAGGCCATTGAAGAAAATAGTTTTTCGGATATTTACCACGCGTTACGTAACGGCCAATTTTATGGGATGCAAACGTTTAACCAAGCGTTGATGGGGCTCTACAATGACGGGAAAGTGAAACTGGAAGACGCCATGGCCACGGCTTCCAATCCAGAAGAATTGATGTTGGCTATCCGTGGGATTGAGGCGGGCGCCACGGGGCACGATTTTACCCAGGGGTGA
- a CDS encoding UDP-N-acetylmuramate--L-alanine ligase, with protein sequence MFKKIKNIHFVGIGGSGMSGIAEVLLTLGYSVSGSDAKESDVTRRLAGMGAKIFLGHRADHVGGAHVVVTSTAVQPDNPEVIEAHGQKIPVIPRIEMLAELARLKYTIAVGGTHGKTTTTSLISLVLQAGGLDPTVIVGGRMHNLGTGARVGRGEYLVAEADESDGSFLKLAPTLAVVTNIDDDHLDYWGTLSNLVSGFERFANKVPFYGRVILGVDDLGSRKIGDKIRRPLLTYGISPDADIQARDICPGPEGTTFSVYRFGTLLGDIHWNVPGRHNVINSLAAVAAGLELDVPFLKIAEALASFQGVGRRLEWKGERGGVAVMDDYGHHPTEIKATLQALKERFPQRRAVVVFQPHRYSRTRNLADEFAASFSQADVVGLLDIYAASEAPLPGVTSDWLAERVRAQGVSVTRLTAETGPATLRGLVKKGDVVLTLGAGDVWRWGEQLLAALAPASAP encoded by the coding sequence ATGTTTAAGAAAATAAAAAATATTCATTTTGTGGGAATAGGTGGGTCCGGCATGAGCGGGATCGCTGAAGTTCTTCTCACCTTGGGCTATTCGGTGTCGGGGTCGGACGCGAAAGAATCCGACGTGACGCGCCGGTTGGCGGGAATGGGGGCGAAGATCTTTCTGGGGCATCGCGCGGACCACGTGGGCGGCGCTCACGTGGTGGTGACCTCCACGGCGGTTCAGCCGGACAACCCTGAAGTGATCGAAGCCCATGGGCAAAAAATTCCTGTTATCCCTCGGATTGAAATGTTGGCCGAATTGGCCCGGCTGAAATACACCATTGCTGTCGGTGGCACCCACGGCAAGACCACGACGACGTCGTTAATTTCACTCGTTCTTCAGGCGGGCGGTTTGGACCCCACGGTGATCGTTGGGGGGCGGATGCACAATTTGGGGACGGGAGCCCGGGTGGGCCGGGGAGAGTATCTGGTGGCCGAAGCGGACGAATCCGATGGATCGTTTTTAAAACTTGCGCCCACCCTGGCGGTTGTGACCAACATCGATGATGACCACTTGGACTATTGGGGAACCCTCTCAAATTTAGTGTCGGGATTTGAACGATTTGCCAACAAGGTCCCTTTCTACGGGCGGGTGATCTTGGGCGTGGATGATCTGGGATCTCGGAAAATTGGGGACAAGATTCGACGCCCTCTCCTCACCTACGGGATTTCCCCAGACGCGGACATCCAGGCGCGGGACATCTGTCCTGGGCCGGAGGGAACGACGTTTTCGGTGTACCGGTTCGGGACACTTCTGGGGGACATTCACTGGAATGTTCCCGGACGGCACAACGTGATCAATTCTTTGGCCGCGGTGGCGGCCGGGTTGGAGTTGGATGTTCCCTTCCTCAAAATTGCGGAAGCCTTGGCGTCGTTTCAAGGGGTGGGCCGTCGGTTGGAATGGAAGGGAGAGCGGGGCGGCGTCGCCGTCATGGACGATTACGGTCACCATCCCACAGAAATTAAGGCCACTCTTCAGGCGTTGAAAGAGCGGTTTCCCCAACGGCGAGCGGTTGTCGTGTTTCAACCCCATCGGTATTCACGCACCCGAAACTTAGCGGACGAATTCGCGGCAAGTTTTTCCCAAGCGGACGTGGTGGGGCTCCTGGACATTTACGCGGCCAGCGAGGCCCCTCTTCCCGGGGTGACGAGCGACTGGTTGGCGGAACGGGTTCGGGCCCAAGGCGTTTCCGTGACTCGCTTAACCGCCGAAACAGGGCCCGCAACACTTCGCGGGTTGGTCAAAAAAGGTGACGTTGTTCTCACCTTGGGGGCCGGTGACGTGTGGCGGTGGGGCGAACAGTTACTGGCCGCCCTCGCTCCTGCGTCTGCCCCATGA